One genomic segment of Streptomyces sp. RKND-216 includes these proteins:
- a CDS encoding DUF5685 family protein has product MFGIIRPCRHRLGTEMQRAWAAHLCGLCLALRTDHGQFARVVTNYDGLVLSALTEAQTADVRGGRRTAGPCPLRGMRTASVAQGEGARLAASVSLVLASAKTRDHVADGDGLLARRPVAAAARRVATGWERAGARTGASLGFDTAPLVDAVDRQPLVEAAAGPGGDLLAVTEPAETATAAAFAHTAVLAGRPHNAAPLAEAGRLFGRLAHLLDAVEDRAADEAAGAWNPVTITATPLPEVRRLCDDAAHGVRLALRDVDFADGRLVHRLLAHELPRAVDRAFGATTCSHGAPGPVPLGKPVPGNPYAAGGGDPDGAVGPFGQGGPSGSGGRGGSGGPGGPGGPGAHLPGGGQQPSRGLLAGCGAFLGLLCTCRICCAKEYRGPWSRKRRKGCSRHWDCACDCCECDGCCCDCGA; this is encoded by the coding sequence ATGTTCGGAATCATCAGGCCCTGCCGCCATCGACTGGGAACGGAAATGCAGCGTGCCTGGGCGGCCCACCTCTGCGGACTGTGCCTGGCCCTGCGCACCGACCACGGGCAGTTCGCCCGTGTGGTCACCAACTACGACGGACTCGTTCTGTCCGCTCTCACCGAGGCCCAGACGGCCGACGTGCGCGGCGGCAGGCGTACGGCCGGCCCGTGCCCGCTGCGCGGCATGCGGACCGCGTCTGTGGCGCAGGGCGAGGGCGCACGGCTCGCCGCCTCGGTCTCCCTGGTCCTGGCCTCGGCGAAGACCCGCGACCACGTCGCCGACGGAGACGGACTCCTCGCTCGCCGGCCGGTGGCCGCGGCCGCCCGTCGGGTCGCCACCGGCTGGGAACGGGCCGGTGCACGTACGGGCGCGTCCCTCGGCTTCGACACCGCGCCGCTGGTCGACGCCGTCGACCGGCAGCCGCTGGTGGAGGCCGCCGCCGGTCCGGGCGGCGACCTCCTCGCCGTCACCGAACCCGCCGAGACGGCCACCGCCGCGGCCTTCGCCCACACCGCCGTGCTTGCGGGACGTCCGCACAACGCCGCCCCGCTCGCCGAGGCGGGACGGCTCTTCGGCCGCCTCGCCCACCTGCTCGACGCCGTGGAGGACCGTGCGGCCGACGAGGCCGCGGGCGCCTGGAACCCGGTCACGATCACGGCCACGCCCCTGCCCGAGGTGCGGCGCCTGTGCGACGACGCGGCGCACGGGGTCCGGCTCGCCCTGCGGGACGTCGACTTCGCGGACGGCCGGCTCGTGCACCGGCTGCTGGCCCACGAATTGCCACGCGCCGTCGACCGCGCCTTCGGCGCCACCACCTGCAGCCACGGCGCGCCCGGCCCGGTGCCCCTCGGGAAGCCGGTCCCCGGCAACCCGTACGCGGCGGGCGGCGGCGACCCCGACGGCGCGGTTGGCCCGTTCGGCCAAGGTGGGCCTTCCGGTTCCGGCGGACGGGGCGGTTCCGGTGGACCGGGCGGCCCCGGCGGGCCGGGAGCGCACCTGCCCGGTGGTGGACAGCAGCCGTCCCGCGGGCTGCTGGCCGGCTGCGGGGCCTTCCTGGGCCTCCTCTGCACCTGCCGGATCTGCTGTGCCAAGGAGTATCGGGGGCCCTGGTCGCGCAAGAGGCGCAAGGGGTGCTCCCGGCACTGGGACTGCGCGTGCGACTGCTGCGAGTGCGACGGCTGCTGCTGCGACTGCGGGGCCTGA
- a CDS encoding acyl-CoA dehydrogenase family protein: MSALPPFDPADPLGLDDLLGPEDRAVRDTVRSWAADRVLPHIADWYERGELPGIRDLARELGSIGALGMSLTGYGCAGASAVQYGLACLELEAADSGIRSLVSVQGSLAMYALHRFGSEEQKERWLPRMASGEVIGCFGLTEPDHGSDPAGMRTYAKRDGSDWLLTGRKMWITNGSVAGVAVVWAGTDDGIRGFVVPTDTPGFSAPEIRHKWSLRASVTSELVLDEVRLPADAVLPEAKGLRGPLSCLSHARYGIVWGSMGAARASFESALDYSRTREQFGKPLAGFQLTQAKLADMALELHKGILLAHHLGARMDAGRLRPEQVSFGKLNNVREAIEICRTARTILGANGISLEYPVMRHATNLESVLTYEGTVEMHQLVLGKALTGVDAFR, encoded by the coding sequence ATGTCCGCGCTGCCGCCATTCGACCCGGCCGACCCGCTCGGCCTCGACGACCTGCTCGGCCCGGAGGACCGGGCGGTCCGCGACACCGTGCGCTCCTGGGCCGCCGACCGGGTGCTGCCGCACATCGCCGACTGGTACGAGCGCGGCGAACTGCCCGGCATCCGCGACCTGGCCCGCGAACTCGGCTCGATCGGCGCCCTCGGCATGTCGCTGACCGGCTACGGATGCGCGGGCGCGTCCGCCGTCCAGTACGGCCTGGCCTGCCTGGAGCTGGAGGCCGCCGACTCCGGAATCCGCTCGCTGGTCTCCGTGCAGGGCTCGCTGGCCATGTACGCCCTCCACCGCTTCGGCAGCGAGGAGCAGAAGGAACGGTGGCTCCCCCGGATGGCCTCCGGTGAGGTCATCGGCTGCTTCGGCCTCACCGAGCCCGACCACGGCTCCGACCCGGCGGGCATGCGCACCTACGCCAAGCGCGACGGGTCCGACTGGTTGCTGACCGGCCGCAAGATGTGGATCACCAATGGTTCGGTGGCCGGCGTCGCCGTCGTCTGGGCCGGCACCGACGACGGCATCCGCGGTTTCGTGGTGCCCACCGACACCCCGGGCTTCAGCGCACCCGAGATCCGGCACAAGTGGTCCCTGCGGGCTTCGGTGACCAGCGAACTCGTGCTCGACGAGGTGCGCCTGCCCGCCGACGCTGTGCTGCCGGAGGCGAAGGGGCTGCGCGGTCCGCTCAGCTGCCTGAGCCACGCCCGCTACGGCATCGTGTGGGGATCGATGGGCGCCGCGCGGGCCAGCTTCGAGAGCGCCCTGGACTACTCCCGCACCCGGGAGCAGTTCGGGAAGCCGCTGGCCGGTTTCCAGCTCACGCAGGCCAAGCTGGCCGACATGGCCCTCGAGCTGCACAAGGGCATCCTGCTCGCCCACCACCTGGGGGCGCGCATGGACGCCGGGAGGCTGCGTCCGGAGCAGGTGAGTTTCGGCAAGCTGAACAACGTGCGCGAGGCCATCGAGATCTGCCGCACCGCGCGCACGATCCTCGGCGCGAACGGCATCTCCCTGGAGTACCCGGTGATGCGGCACGCCACCAACCTGGAGTCGGTGCTCACCTACGAGGGCACCGTCGAGATGCACCAGCTCGTCCTGGGCAAGGCGCTCACCGGCGTGGACGCCTTCCGCTGA
- a CDS encoding phosphatase PAP2 family protein: MRTDRLLARLEQEPERPSNPAPRMSGTRKVLFAATGVVYALIVAAVLLTTELVRWDWQLMLLRPYKQWPEFHAFLDYFVVLGQRGPTAVLVAAWLGWRSWRQRTLRPLLVLASALLVLNVSVGAVKIGLGRLGPHYATQVGSAELFAGGDIFPSGHTANAVVTWGILAYLATTPRARRVLSVVAAVFALGVGATTVYLGTHWLSDVLLGWVAGLIILLGLPWCEPSIARVEAKIYAYRERLRPVGRARPFPVPVTPMAGPPVVARAGHGDGQHAGAHAEPTGAGRAAAVRGHTTGRAHPARGDRPSATRTATLGPRGR, from the coding sequence GTGCGTACCGACCGATTGCTCGCCAGGCTCGAGCAGGAGCCTGAGCGGCCCAGCAACCCCGCCCCGCGGATGAGCGGGACCCGCAAGGTCCTGTTCGCCGCGACGGGAGTCGTGTACGCACTCATCGTGGCCGCCGTTCTGCTGACCACCGAACTGGTGCGCTGGGACTGGCAGCTGATGCTCCTGAGGCCCTACAAGCAGTGGCCGGAGTTCCACGCCTTCCTGGACTACTTCGTCGTCCTGGGCCAGCGCGGACCGACGGCCGTGCTGGTGGCGGCCTGGCTGGGCTGGCGCTCCTGGCGCCAGCGAACCCTCCGTCCGCTGCTGGTGCTGGCCTCCGCACTGCTGGTCCTCAACGTGTCGGTCGGCGCGGTGAAGATCGGCCTGGGCCGCCTCGGCCCGCACTACGCCACGCAGGTCGGCTCGGCCGAGCTCTTCGCCGGCGGCGACATATTCCCCTCCGGGCACACCGCGAACGCGGTCGTGACCTGGGGAATCCTGGCGTATCTGGCGACCACCCCGCGCGCCCGGCGGGTGCTGTCAGTGGTGGCCGCCGTGTTCGCCCTCGGGGTGGGGGCCACCACCGTCTACCTCGGTACGCACTGGCTGAGCGACGTGCTGCTGGGCTGGGTGGCCGGCCTGATCATCCTCCTGGGCCTGCCGTGGTGCGAGCCCTCGATCGCCCGGGTGGAGGCGAAGATCTACGCCTACCGCGAGCGTCTGCGGCCCGTCGGCCGGGCCCGACCGTTCCCGGTCCCGGTGACCCCGATGGCCGGCCCGCCGGTCGTCGCCCGCGCGGGGCACGGTGACGGGCAGCACGCCGGGGCGCACGCCGAGCCGACGGGTGCCGGGCGCGCCGCCGCCGTGCGGGGCCACACCACGGGGCGGGCCCACCCCGCGCGGGGGGACCGCCCGTCCGCGACGCGTACCGCGACGCTGGGGCCGCGGGGACGCTGA
- the der gene encoding ribosome biogenesis GTPase Der, whose amino-acid sequence MNEQHATGDGHDHGELGDAEYTEFMELAAEEGFDLDEVEGALGEASHGPLPVLAVIGRPNVGKSTLVNRIIGRREAVVEDRPGVTRDRVTYEAEWSGRRFKVVDTGGWEQDVLGIDASVAAQAEFAIEAADAVVFVVDAVVGATDTDEAVVKLLRRAGKPVVLCANKVDGPSGEADAAYLWSLGLGEPHPVSALHGRGTGDMLDEVLKVLPDAPQQTFGGGLGGPRRIALIGRPNVGKSSLLNKVAGENRVVVDDLAGTTRDPVDELIELGGVTWKFVDTAGIRRRVHLQEGADYYASLRTAAALEKAEVAVVLVDVSESISVQDLRIISMAVDAGRALVLAYNKWDTLDEERRFYLEREIERDLGQVQWAPRVNVSARTGRHMEKLVPAIETALEGWETRVPTGRLNAFLGEIVASHPHPVRGGKQPRILFGTQAGTRPPRFVLFASGFLEAGYRRFVERRLREQFGFEGTPIHLSVRVREKRGRKK is encoded by the coding sequence ATGAACGAGCAGCACGCGACCGGCGACGGTCACGACCACGGCGAACTCGGCGACGCCGAGTACACGGAGTTCATGGAACTCGCCGCCGAGGAGGGCTTCGACCTCGACGAGGTCGAAGGCGCACTCGGCGAGGCGAGTCACGGCCCGCTCCCCGTGCTCGCCGTCATCGGCCGCCCCAACGTCGGCAAGTCGACACTGGTGAACCGCATCATCGGCCGCCGCGAAGCGGTCGTCGAGGACCGGCCGGGCGTCACCCGCGACCGGGTGACCTACGAGGCCGAGTGGTCGGGCCGCCGCTTCAAGGTCGTCGACACCGGCGGCTGGGAGCAGGACGTGCTCGGCATCGACGCCTCCGTGGCGGCGCAGGCCGAGTTCGCCATCGAGGCGGCCGACGCCGTGGTGTTCGTCGTGGACGCCGTGGTCGGCGCCACCGACACCGACGAGGCCGTCGTCAAGCTGCTGCGCCGGGCGGGCAAGCCGGTGGTGCTGTGCGCCAACAAGGTCGACGGTCCGTCCGGCGAGGCCGACGCCGCGTACCTCTGGTCGCTGGGCCTGGGCGAGCCGCACCCGGTGTCCGCGCTGCACGGTCGGGGCACCGGCGACATGCTGGACGAGGTGCTGAAGGTGCTGCCCGATGCGCCGCAGCAGACCTTCGGGGGCGGACTCGGCGGCCCGCGCCGCATCGCCCTCATCGGCCGTCCCAACGTCGGCAAGTCCTCGCTGCTGAACAAGGTGGCGGGGGAGAACCGGGTCGTTGTCGACGACCTGGCCGGCACTACCCGCGACCCCGTCGACGAACTGATCGAACTCGGCGGCGTGACGTGGAAGTTCGTGGACACCGCCGGCATCCGCCGCCGCGTCCACCTCCAGGAGGGCGCCGACTACTACGCCTCACTGCGCACCGCCGCCGCGCTCGAGAAGGCGGAGGTCGCCGTCGTCCTCGTCGACGTCAGCGAATCGATCAGCGTGCAGGATCTGCGCATCATCAGCATGGCGGTGGACGCGGGCCGCGCGCTGGTGCTGGCGTACAACAAGTGGGACACCCTGGACGAGGAGCGCCGCTTCTACCTCGAGCGCGAGATCGAGCGGGATCTCGGACAGGTGCAGTGGGCGCCTCGGGTCAACGTCTCGGCGCGCACCGGGCGGCACATGGAGAAGCTCGTCCCGGCGATCGAGACGGCGCTGGAGGGCTGGGAGACGCGCGTCCCGACCGGACGCCTCAACGCCTTCCTCGGCGAGATCGTCGCCTCCCACCCGCATCCGGTGCGCGGCGGCAAGCAGCCGCGCATCCTCTTCGGCACCCAGGCGGGCACCCGCCCGCCCCGCTTCGTCCTCTTCGCCTCCGGCTTCCTTGAGGCCGGCTACCGGCGGTTCGTCGAGCGCAGGCTGCGCGAGCAGTTCGGCTTCGAGGGCACGCCGATCCACCTGTCCGTACGGGTGCGGGAGAAGCGCGGCAGGAAGAAGTGA
- the cmk gene encoding (d)CMP kinase, giving the protein MQTAPAPVIVAIDGPSGTGKSSTSKAVAAKLGLRYLDTGAQYRALTWWMLSHGTDVDDPAAVAAAAGRPDIVSGTDPADPTITADGADASGPIRTKEVTDAVSAVSAVPEVRERITALQRAIATEAPGGIVVEGRDIGTTVLPDADLKVFLTASPEARAARRSGELKGAEATDLAATRAALLQRDTADSSRKTSPLKKADDAVEVDTTDLTLEQVIECVVTLVEDKQQAR; this is encoded by the coding sequence GTGCAAACCGCCCCGGCCCCCGTCATCGTCGCCATCGACGGTCCCTCCGGCACCGGCAAATCCAGCACCTCCAAGGCGGTCGCCGCCAAGCTCGGGCTGCGCTACCTCGACACCGGGGCGCAGTACCGGGCCCTCACCTGGTGGATGCTCAGCCACGGTACGGACGTCGACGACCCGGCCGCCGTCGCGGCCGCCGCCGGACGCCCGGACATCGTCTCCGGCACCGACCCGGCCGATCCCACCATCACCGCGGACGGCGCCGACGCGAGCGGCCCGATCCGGACCAAGGAGGTCACCGATGCGGTCAGCGCGGTCAGCGCCGTCCCCGAGGTGCGGGAGCGGATCACCGCGCTGCAACGGGCCATCGCGACCGAGGCGCCGGGCGGCATCGTCGTCGAGGGCCGGGACATCGGCACCACCGTGCTCCCCGACGCCGACCTGAAGGTCTTCCTCACCGCCTCCCCCGAGGCGCGCGCGGCCCGCCGCAGCGGCGAGCTGAAGGGAGCGGAGGCCACCGACCTGGCCGCGACCCGCGCGGCTCTGCTCCAGCGGGACACCGCCGACTCCAGCCGCAAGACGTCCCCGCTGAAGAAGGCCGACGACGCGGTCGAGGTCGACACCACGGACCTCACCCTGGAGCAGGTCATCGAGTGCGTGGTCACCCTCGTCGAAGACAAGCAGCAGGCGCGGTGA
- a CDS encoding MFS transporter, translated as MPGNTPVARETAEVPAQRSAPPPAGERGAGRWTVLVVLCASLLLVSVDATVLHVAVPAVSQDLQPTSTQLLWIVDAYPLVCASLLILFGTLGDRTGRRRVLLIGYGIFALASAFAAYAHTPETLIGARALLGVGGAMIMPATLSILRQVFTDRRERALAVGVWSAVAAVGAALGPLFGGLLLEHFWWGAVFLINIPLMAVSLPVGRRLLPESTGSGDGPWDVLGALLAAAGLFAVILGVKQAGDGVPLAPGTLLPLLAGAALLAAFVRRQRRHAHPLIDMKALARPAFGTSLGCIVLTVLALVGLALLAAQYLQLVLGLSPLQTGLRLLPLSVAAIAAGLVGARMLRLMGPRLMVALGFGVTALAVLCLVAVVGQDDRPVLLVGAFVLLGFGLETTLFGCYESMLSEAPADRAGGAAAVGETAYQLGAGVGIALLGSVMNAAYAPGVRDLPGVPSAASRDAGHSLGEAYGVAERLDGVAGEALRAAARSAFVHGLHVTLLVSAGLLLLGALAALRLPGSADTARRPADPPRPAPGEHSHRGAREQREQPAKGAGALLSSGAART; from the coding sequence ATGCCCGGGAACACTCCCGTGGCACGCGAGACGGCGGAAGTCCCCGCACAGAGGTCCGCTCCACCCCCCGCAGGCGAACGCGGGGCCGGACGCTGGACCGTCCTCGTGGTCCTCTGCGCCAGCCTGCTGCTGGTCTCCGTCGACGCCACCGTCCTGCACGTCGCCGTCCCCGCCGTGTCACAGGACCTGCAGCCGACCTCGACACAGCTGCTCTGGATCGTCGACGCCTACCCGCTGGTCTGCGCGTCGCTGCTCATCCTCTTCGGCACCCTCGGCGACCGCACCGGCCGACGGCGGGTGCTGCTGATCGGCTACGGCATCTTCGCGCTGGCCTCCGCGTTCGCCGCGTACGCGCACACCCCGGAGACGCTCATCGGCGCCCGGGCGCTGCTCGGCGTCGGCGGAGCGATGATCATGCCGGCCACGCTGTCCATCCTCCGGCAGGTCTTCACCGACCGGAGGGAGCGCGCGCTCGCCGTCGGCGTCTGGAGCGCGGTGGCCGCGGTGGGGGCGGCGCTCGGCCCGCTCTTCGGAGGTCTCCTGCTGGAACACTTCTGGTGGGGCGCGGTCTTCCTGATCAACATTCCGCTGATGGCGGTCAGCCTGCCCGTCGGCCGCCGGCTCCTCCCCGAGTCGACCGGTTCGGGCGACGGGCCCTGGGACGTGCTCGGCGCCCTGCTCGCCGCCGCCGGCCTGTTCGCCGTGATCCTCGGCGTGAAGCAGGCCGGGGACGGCGTGCCGCTGGCCCCGGGCACCCTGCTCCCGCTGCTCGCCGGTGCGGCGCTGCTGGCGGCGTTCGTCCGCAGGCAGCGCCGGCACGCGCACCCGCTGATCGACATGAAGGCGCTCGCCCGCCCCGCGTTCGGGACGTCGCTGGGCTGCATCGTGCTCACCGTCCTGGCCCTGGTCGGGCTGGCGCTCCTCGCCGCGCAGTACCTCCAGCTCGTGCTCGGCCTGTCGCCGCTGCAGACCGGGCTGCGGCTGCTGCCGCTCTCCGTCGCCGCAATCGCCGCCGGGCTGGTCGGCGCCCGCATGCTGCGCCTGATGGGCCCCCGGCTGATGGTCGCGCTCGGCTTCGGGGTGACGGCGCTCGCGGTGCTCTGCCTGGTCGCGGTCGTCGGCCAGGACGACCGGCCCGTGCTGCTCGTCGGCGCGTTCGTCCTGCTCGGCTTCGGCCTAGAGACGACGCTGTTCGGCTGCTATGAGTCGATGCTCAGCGAGGCGCCTGCGGACCGTGCGGGCGGGGCCGCGGCGGTGGGAGAGACGGCGTACCAGCTCGGCGCGGGCGTCGGCATAGCCCTGCTGGGCAGCGTGATGAACGCCGCCTACGCCCCGGGCGTACGGGACCTGCCCGGCGTGCCGTCCGCGGCGAGCAGGGACGCCGGACACTCGCTCGGCGAGGCGTACGGCGTCGCCGAGCGGCTCGACGGCGTGGCGGGGGAGGCGCTGAGGGCCGCCGCCCGCAGCGCCTTCGTGCACGGCCTGCACGTCACGCTCCTCGTCAGCGCCGGACTGCTGCTGCTCGGCGCGCTGGCCGCGCTGCGGCTGCCGGGCAGCGCGGACACCGCCCGTCGCCCCGCGGACCCGCCGCGCCCCGCACCGGGAGAGCACAGCCACCGTGGCGCGCGGGAGCAGCGGGAACAACCGGCCAAGGGCGCCGGTGCCCTCTTGTCCAGCGGCGCCGCACGCACCTAG
- a CDS encoding slipin family protein, producing the protein MIVELILAALAGGAVYAGAAARVIRQYERGLVFRLGKLQSTLRDPGFTMVVPGIDRLQKVNMQIVTLPIPAQEGITRDNVTVRVDAVVYFRVIDPADAVVRVEDYRFAVSQMAQTSLRSIIGKSELDDLLSNREKLNQGLAIMIDSPAVEWGVNVDRVEIKDVSLPESMKRSMARQAEAQRDRRARVINADAELEASKKLAQAARAMSDTPAALQLRLLQTVSSVATEKNSTLVLPFPVELLRFLDRSQRTGDYGPPDAGAGSAEEAEADAVRRELAAEGVPAEGEIGAGPDQDVGIVPPVDVHPELELGEKRTDSGNQ; encoded by the coding sequence ATGATCGTCGAGCTCATCCTTGCCGCACTGGCCGGCGGCGCCGTCTACGCAGGCGCCGCCGCACGCGTCATCCGGCAGTACGAGCGGGGGCTGGTGTTCCGCCTCGGCAAACTGCAGTCCACGCTGCGCGATCCCGGGTTCACGATGGTGGTGCCCGGGATCGACCGCCTGCAGAAGGTCAACATGCAGATCGTGACCCTCCCCATCCCCGCCCAGGAGGGCATCACCCGGGACAACGTGACGGTACGGGTCGACGCCGTCGTCTACTTCCGCGTCATCGATCCGGCGGACGCCGTGGTGCGCGTCGAGGACTACCGGTTCGCCGTCTCGCAGATGGCGCAGACCTCGCTGCGGTCGATCATCGGCAAGAGTGAGCTCGACGACCTGCTGTCCAACCGGGAGAAGCTGAACCAGGGGCTGGCCATCATGATCGACAGCCCGGCGGTCGAATGGGGGGTCAACGTCGACCGCGTGGAGATCAAGGACGTCTCGCTTCCGGAGAGCATGAAGCGGTCGATGGCCCGGCAGGCCGAAGCCCAGCGCGACCGGCGGGCGCGCGTCATCAATGCCGACGCCGAACTGGAGGCGTCGAAGAAGCTCGCCCAGGCGGCGCGGGCGATGTCCGACACGCCGGCGGCGCTCCAGCTCCGGCTGCTCCAGACCGTCTCCAGCGTCGCCACAGAGAAGAACTCCACCCTGGTACTGCCCTTCCCCGTCGAGCTGCTCCGCTTCCTGGACCGCTCGCAGCGCACCGGCGACTACGGTCCCCCGGATGCGGGCGCCGGTTCGGCTGAAGAGGCGGAGGCGGACGCCGTCCGACGCGAGCTGGCTGCCGAAGGCGTGCCCGCCGAGGGGGAGATCGGTGCAGGTCCCGACCAGGATGTGGGGATCGTGCCCCCTGTGGACGTTCACCCCGAACTCGAACTCGGGGAAAAGCGGACGGATTCCGGGAACCAGTAG
- a CDS encoding YafY family protein, with protein MVETSARLLRLLSLLQAHREWSGADLAARLGVTPRTVRRDVDKLRGLGYPVHSSTGTSGGYRLGAGAELPPLLLDDDEAVAVAVGLQAAAQLGVRGIDESSGRALAKLEQVLPHRLRRRVGALTAYTVPMARPPRGPAVDPATITELAHACRDHQVLRFSYRAHDGEESRRVVEPYRLVSTARRWYLVGWDRDRADWRTYRADRLTPKPPHGPGFTPRTPPAEDLAAWVSEGVSTRVYAEQATVLLHAPVEEAAERVSLSAGTLEGVDEHSCLLRTGAHSLDLMAVHLVMLGFDFEVREPVELAAHLRSLRDRLGRALGEP; from the coding sequence ATGGTGGAGACCTCCGCACGCCTGCTGCGTCTGCTGTCCCTGCTCCAGGCCCACCGGGAGTGGTCGGGCGCCGATCTCGCCGCGCGGCTCGGCGTCACCCCGCGCACGGTGCGCCGTGACGTGGACAAGCTCCGCGGCCTGGGCTACCCCGTGCACTCCTCGACGGGCACGTCCGGCGGCTACCGGCTGGGCGCGGGCGCCGAGCTGCCCCCGCTGCTGCTGGACGACGACGAGGCGGTCGCCGTGGCCGTCGGCCTCCAGGCCGCCGCGCAGCTCGGCGTCCGCGGCATCGACGAGTCCTCCGGCCGCGCGCTGGCCAAGCTGGAGCAGGTCCTGCCGCACCGGCTGCGCCGCAGGGTCGGGGCGCTGACCGCTTACACCGTGCCGATGGCGCGCCCCCCTCGCGGGCCCGCCGTCGATCCCGCCACCATCACCGAACTCGCCCACGCCTGCCGGGACCACCAGGTGCTGCGGTTCTCCTACCGGGCGCACGACGGGGAGGAGTCGCGCCGCGTCGTGGAGCCGTACCGGCTGGTGAGCACCGCGCGCCGCTGGTATTTGGTGGGCTGGGACCGGGACCGTGCGGACTGGCGCACCTACCGGGCCGACCGCCTCACACCGAAGCCGCCGCACGGCCCGGGATTCACCCCGCGCACCCCGCCCGCGGAAGACCTGGCCGCCTGGGTCTCGGAGGGCGTCTCGACGAGGGTGTACGCCGAGCAGGCCACCGTCCTGCTGCACGCCCCCGTGGAGGAGGCGGCGGAACGCGTCTCGCTGTCCGCGGGCACCCTGGAGGGCGTGGACGAGCACAGCTGCCTGCTGCGCACCGGGGCCCACTCGCTGGACCTCATGGCCGTGCACCTGGTGATGCTCGGCTTCGACTTCGAGGTCCGCGAGCCCGTGGAGCTGGCCGCCCACCTGCGTTCCCTCCGGGACCGACTGGGGCGCGCGCTGGGCGAGCCGTGA
- a CDS encoding lysophospholipid acyltransferase family protein translates to MHGLWQPRVLGAWRVPATGPAILAVNHSHNIDGPLLLGTSPRPVHFLIKKEAFVGPLGPFLRSIGQIGVDRHAADRAATTDALGVLAQGGVLGIFPEGTRGEGDFASLRGGLSYFALRSGAPVVPVAVLGSAERRSRVVGALPPLRGRVDVVFGEPFDAGDGPGRRTRAALDAATVRIQQRLTEHLAEARVLTGRRSPHPNGKRAQ, encoded by the coding sequence ATGCACGGCCTGTGGCAGCCGCGTGTGCTGGGCGCCTGGCGCGTCCCCGCGACCGGGCCCGCGATCCTCGCCGTCAACCACAGCCACAACATCGACGGCCCGCTGCTGCTCGGCACCTCGCCGCGCCCGGTGCACTTTCTGATCAAGAAGGAGGCGTTCGTCGGCCCGCTGGGCCCGTTCCTGCGCTCCATCGGGCAGATCGGCGTCGACCGGCACGCGGCCGACCGGGCTGCCACGACCGACGCCCTGGGCGTCCTCGCGCAGGGCGGAGTGCTGGGGATATTCCCCGAAGGCACCCGCGGCGAGGGCGACTTCGCCTCGCTGCGCGGCGGCCTTTCGTACTTCGCGCTGCGTTCCGGCGCCCCCGTCGTACCGGTTGCGGTACTGGGGAGCGCCGAGCGGCGCAGCCGCGTCGTCGGCGCGCTGCCGCCGCTGCGCGGCCGGGTGGACGTGGTGTTCGGCGAGCCCTTCGACGCCGGGGACGGCCCGGGCCGGCGTACGCGCGCGGCCCTGGACGCCGCGACCGTACGCATCCAGCAGCGGCTGACCGAGCACCTGGCCGAAGCCCGGGTGCTGACCGGCCGCCGCAGCCCCCACCCGAACGGGAAACGAGCACAGTGA
- the sepF gene encoding cell division protein SepF: MGSVRKASAWLGLVDDSEMRYYDDDYAEGPEPGDAARESWVTDPRVQVTAETAQDQGTRIATITPDGFRDARGIGELFRDGVPVIVNLTSMDSADAKRVVDFAAGLTFGLRGSIERVATRVFLLTPADYKIVSGEERRASEGGFFNQS; encoded by the coding sequence ATGGGATCGGTGCGCAAGGCGAGTGCCTGGCTGGGCCTCGTCGACGACAGCGAGATGCGCTACTACGACGACGATTACGCCGAGGGGCCGGAGCCGGGCGACGCCGCCCGGGAGTCGTGGGTCACCGACCCCCGGGTCCAGGTGACGGCCGAGACCGCGCAGGACCAGGGCACCCGCATCGCCACGATCACCCCGGATGGCTTCCGGGACGCGCGCGGCATCGGAGAGCTGTTCCGGGACGGCGTTCCGGTGATCGTGAACCTCACGTCCATGGATTCCGCGGACGCCAAGCGGGTCGTGGACTTCGCCGCCGGGCTGACGTTCGGGCTGCGCGGCTCCATCGAGCGGGTGGCGACGCGGGTCTTCCTGCTCACCCCCGCCGACTACAAGATCGTCAGCGGTGAGGAGCGCCGCGCCTCCGAGGGCGGCTTCTTCAACCAGAGCTGA